A section of the Clostridium omnivorum genome encodes:
- a CDS encoding SHOCT domain-containing protein, with protein MRFGRGYQGMYGMHFGGFMIIPCIIITLILLVVLVYLFNKLIRKKDFHGNSVNAANVPSVPTMDTTAKALEILNIRYANGEITDEEYNAKKETILHQVQ; from the coding sequence ATGAGATTTGGACGTGGTTATCAAGGAATGTATGGAATGCATTTTGGTGGTTTTATGATTATACCTTGTATTATTATTACTCTCATTCTTCTAGTTGTTCTAGTTTATTTATTTAATAAGCTTATAAGAAAAAAAGATTTCCATGGAAATAGCGTAAATGCTGCTAACGTACCTTCAGTACCTACTATGGATACTACAGCTAAAGCATTAGAAATTCTAAACATTAGATACGCTAATGGTGAAATAACAGACGAAGAATATAATGCAAAAAAAGAAACCATATTGCACCAAGTTCAATAA
- a CDS encoding RelA/SpoT domain-containing protein: MNINKEEFLNKYHLSENFLSEKRIQWDVLNNIYEDFFNYKYSYESQAGFIADTLRTCKKIHSVKSRVKDPERLIEKIIRKTEDRRKKYGEDFQFSIDNYKDEINDLIGVRAIHIFKEDWESIHNFICRTWKVVEITANVREGDDTHRFEELNIEICSRKSGYRSVHYLIEFFPTSQKVIAEIQVRTIFEEGYGEIDHQLRYSHDKIPKVLASNLLLFNRIAGSADEMASLINLLNKNWTEMEENFQGIMKQKNHEIKELKKIVNEKTGIEEKDKKEILDALENIIMKDELMNLADELDS, from the coding sequence ATGAACATTAATAAAGAAGAATTTTTAAACAAATATCACCTTTCAGAAAATTTCCTGAGTGAAAAAAGAATACAGTGGGATGTTTTAAATAATATATACGAAGACTTTTTTAACTATAAATATAGCTATGAGAGTCAAGCCGGATTTATTGCTGATACTCTTAGAACCTGTAAAAAAATACATTCGGTAAAATCTAGAGTTAAAGACCCTGAGCGTCTAATAGAAAAGATTATTAGAAAAACTGAAGATAGAAGAAAAAAGTATGGAGAGGATTTTCAGTTTTCCATAGATAATTATAAGGATGAGATAAACGATTTAATAGGCGTTAGAGCAATACATATATTTAAGGAAGACTGGGAGTCAATACATAATTTTATATGTAGAACCTGGAAGGTTGTTGAGATAACTGCAAATGTCAGGGAAGGAGACGATACCCATAGGTTTGAAGAACTTAATATAGAAATATGTTCAAGAAAATCGGGGTATAGATCTGTTCACTATTTAATTGAGTTTTTTCCTACAAGTCAAAAGGTTATTGCAGAAATTCAAGTAAGAACAATTTTTGAAGAAGGCTACGGTGAAATAGATCACCAGCTTAGATATTCACACGATAAAATACCTAAGGTTCTAGCTTCAAATCTTCTTCTTTTTAATAGAATTGCTGGCAGTGCAGATGAAATGGCTTCACTTATAAATTTACTAAACAAAAACTGGACTGAGATGGAGGAAAATTTCCAAGGTATAATGAAGCAAAAAAATCATGAAATAAAAGAACTTAAAAAAATAGTCAATGAAAAGACTGGGATAGAAGAGAAAGATAAGAAGGAAATTCTAGACGCACTTGAAAATATAATAATGAAGGATGAATTAATGAATTTAGCTGACGAACTAGATAGTTAG
- a CDS encoding DUF4153 domain-containing protein, which translates to MKVLQLFRNLLSGLFLSIKRFPVTILLSALIAAVLITISETNPTQNTLARIAMILALGIPISLSIKLFFERNEDEKYFKLIIYNTIGALLLILYYVFLLKDLRIVEITRYIGVSLISYLCFIFIPCLSKKDELEIYVITLFTGFFTTFIYTLVLYGGLSAILFTIDKLLGIKIQGKIYYYTWILVVFLFAVAYFLSTIPSKTQKLLYKNYPKLLRILLLYIAMPLLTAYTIILYIYFGKIIITAHWPIGLVSHLVLWYSVIVVIVLFFITPILSENNWAKTFLKIAPKIILPLLIMMFVSIGIRINAYGVTENRYYVVILAFWVFCIMLYFSLKKELRNILIPISLSVVTLISVFGPVSSYSISKYSQNKRFEKILLSNNMIKADSIQSSSKISKEDKAALSSILDYFNRNHSLNNVKYLPDNFKIQDMSNVLGFYYENPIYESPYGRFYYMRNPSEGSVDISGYDNLFDMRIMTEGKKVASNSPLDASYDPSSSIAKISYNGKNIYSKDLNTFLEDMIKKHGIQPEGYRMSEENTLPADEMTFSEENEKMKVKFVFLNISGNKNQNTGSIEDKGLDFYILVKLK; encoded by the coding sequence ATGAAAGTGTTACAGTTGTTTAGAAACCTATTAAGCGGTCTTTTCCTAAGTATTAAAAGATTCCCTGTAACTATACTCCTTTCAGCATTAATTGCAGCCGTGCTAATTACAATATCAGAAACTAATCCTACACAAAATACTCTTGCACGGATAGCAATGATTTTGGCGCTTGGCATCCCTATTTCCTTATCAATAAAACTTTTTTTTGAAAGAAATGAGGATGAAAAATACTTTAAGCTAATTATTTACAACACTATAGGTGCTCTATTATTAATACTCTATTATGTATTCCTCTTGAAGGACCTTAGAATAGTAGAAATTACCAGATACATTGGAGTTAGTTTGATTTCATATCTATGTTTCATATTTATCCCATGTCTTTCAAAAAAAGATGAACTTGAAATTTATGTTATAACCTTATTTACAGGTTTTTTTACAACCTTTATTTATACACTAGTATTATATGGAGGCCTATCTGCAATACTTTTTACTATAGATAAGCTTTTAGGCATTAAAATTCAAGGTAAAATATACTACTATACCTGGATATTAGTTGTTTTTCTATTTGCAGTAGCTTATTTTTTATCAACAATACCATCAAAAACTCAAAAGCTTTTATATAAAAACTATCCGAAGCTTTTAAGAATATTACTACTATATATAGCAATGCCATTGTTAACAGCATATACAATAATTCTCTATATATATTTTGGAAAAATTATAATTACTGCACATTGGCCCATAGGCTTGGTATCTCATCTAGTACTATGGTACTCAGTAATAGTTGTAATTGTGTTATTTTTCATAACCCCTATACTATCTGAAAATAACTGGGCTAAAACCTTTCTAAAAATAGCCCCTAAAATAATACTTCCTTTGCTAATAATGATGTTTGTGTCTATAGGTATTAGAATAAATGCTTATGGGGTTACTGAAAACAGATATTATGTAGTAATACTAGCATTTTGGGTATTTTGTATTATGCTCTACTTTTCATTAAAGAAGGAACTTAGAAACATCTTAATACCTATTTCCCTGTCAGTTGTCACACTTATTTCTGTCTTTGGACCAGTTAGCAGTTATTCAATTTCAAAATACAGTCAAAATAAGAGATTCGAAAAGATTCTTTTAAGCAACAATATGATAAAAGCTGACTCAATTCAAAGTTCTAGTAAAATATCAAAAGAAGATAAAGCTGCGTTAAGCAGTATATTAGATTATTTTAATAGAAATCACAGCTTAAATAATGTTAAATATCTACCTGATAACTTTAAAATACAGGATATGAGTAATGTTCTAGGCTTTTACTATGAAAATCCTATATATGAGTCGCCTTATGGGCGTTTCTACTATATGAGAAACCCATCTGAAGGATCAGTAGATATTAGCGGTTATGATAACCTATTTGATATGAGAATTATGACAGAAGGAAAAAAAGTAGCAAGTAATAGCCCTTTGGATGCATCCTACGATCCTTCATCATCCATTGCAAAAATATCTTATAATGGAAAAAACATTTACTCAAAAGATCTGAATACTTTTTTAGAAGATATGATTAAAAAACATGGAATACAGCCTGAAGGCTATAGAATGTCTGAAGAAAATACATTGCCAGCTGACGAAATGACCTTTTCTGAAGAAAATGAAAAGATGAAAGTAAAATTCGTTTTTCTAAACATTTCAGGAAACAAAAATCAAAATACTGGATCTATTGAAGATAAAGGCTTGGATTTCTATATCTTGGTTAAGTTAAAATAA
- a CDS encoding phosphoglycerate mutase family protein: MKIGLVRHFKVDIKRNRFMTAKEYNEYQYNYDRANVIKNELIVDSDWDKCYCSSMDRAIITAKTIYHGEIILTDKLVEIPSAAYLDINIKLPYHFWFFLGRLAWALNSAVQPESSNITKKRISEVVDMALKDQEKNVLIVSHAGVMYELRKILLSRGFKGKKFLKANNGSLYVYEKNI, translated from the coding sequence ATGAAAATAGGTTTAGTAAGACATTTTAAAGTTGATATTAAAAGGAATAGATTTATGACAGCAAAGGAATATAATGAATACCAATATAACTATGACAGAGCAAACGTAATTAAAAATGAACTTATTGTAGATAGCGATTGGGATAAGTGCTATTGCAGCAGCATGGATAGAGCAATAATTACTGCAAAAACAATATATCATGGAGAAATAATTTTGACTGATAAATTAGTTGAGATTCCCTCAGCTGCATACCTTGATATAAATATTAAATTACCCTATCATTTTTGGTTTTTCTTAGGAAGGCTAGCATGGGCATTAAATAGTGCTGTACAGCCAGAAAGTAGTAATATTACGAAAAAGAGAATTAGTGAAGTAGTAGATATGGCACTGAAAGACCAAGAAAAAAATGTTCTAATTGTAAGCCATGCTGGGGTTATGTATGAATTGCGTAAAATTTTGTTGTCCAGAGGATTTAAGGGAAAGAAATTTCTTAAAGCTAACAATGGCTCACTTTATGTATATGAAAAAAATATTTAG
- a CDS encoding immunity 53 family protein produces the protein MSALNLLQELNKKCCQSESFLGIEMGTNDNHQWYVYIDLFDTEYETKDFKSVDIHIDKDNWVNCIKENYVFKGFGGAQNLEDILHIFCNWANN, from the coding sequence ATGTCTGCTTTAAACTTACTTCAAGAATTAAATAAAAAGTGCTGCCAAAGTGAGAGCTTTTTAGGGATTGAAATGGGTACAAATGATAATCACCAGTGGTATGTATATATTGATCTATTTGATACAGAATACGAAACAAAGGATTTTAAATCAGTAGATATACATATTGACAAAGATAATTGGGTTAATTGCATTAAAGAGAATTATGTGTTTAAAGGTTTTGGCGGAGCTCAAAATCTGGAGGATATTTTACATATTTTTTGTAATTGGGCAAATAATTAA
- a CDS encoding SGNH/GDSL hydrolase family protein: MNIKDSYNLVFFGDSITKGVVFDSEKYKYSTIKDSFTNIVASSIKGTVYNAGKFGSTVIRGVSKMYNDVMKKTPDIVVIEFGGNDCDFKWEDIAQSPETEHQPNTDIGIFSETLLEMIDTLNEANIMPALMTLPPLDPKRYFKWVTKGDPIAEKNVLRWLGSEEEIYYWHNYYNEMVVDVANKTKTNLIDVRSAFLNYPDYSQLLCTDGIHPNAKGHSVIAKVFLNYFQDNCNFILQK, encoded by the coding sequence ATGAATATAAAAGACAGTTATAATCTTGTTTTCTTTGGAGATTCTATTACGAAAGGGGTTGTTTTTGATAGTGAAAAGTATAAATACTCAACTATAAAAGACAGCTTTACCAATATTGTTGCAAGCAGTATAAAAGGCACCGTTTATAATGCAGGAAAGTTTGGAAGTACTGTTATAAGAGGTGTGAGCAAGATGTATAATGACGTTATGAAAAAAACACCTGATATTGTGGTTATAGAATTTGGCGGCAACGATTGTGATTTTAAATGGGAGGATATTGCACAAAGTCCCGAGACTGAGCATCAACCTAATACTGATATCGGTATTTTTAGTGAAACTCTGTTAGAGATGATAGACACATTAAATGAGGCTAATATAATGCCAGCGCTCATGACTTTACCACCTTTAGATCCTAAAAGATATTTTAAATGGGTTACTAAAGGAGATCCCATAGCCGAGAAAAATGTATTGAGATGGCTTGGTTCCGAGGAAGAAATATATTATTGGCATAACTACTACAATGAAATGGTAGTAGATGTAGCAAATAAGACCAAAACTAATTTAATAGATGTGAGAAGTGCATTTCTAAACTATCCAGATTACAGTCAGCTACTATGCACGGATGGAATACATCCAAATGCTAAAGGACATTCTGTAATTGCTAAAGTTTTTTTGAATTACTTTCAGGACAACTGCAATTTTATATTACAAAAGTAG
- a CDS encoding nitroreductase family protein, translating to MKEFENQLFLKPVTEVIKNRISIRSYKPKMLTEELKENIITFMENLSGPFSAKVRFKFVDSNILLENNQIKLGTYGMIRGASSFIVSAVENAEMNLEELGYEFEKLILYAHSLGLGTCWLGGTFKKGEFSKAMNLNSDELLPTVSPIGYPNENKNFFDSLVRLAAGSKNRKNFEDIFFNKNFETPLSEESAGIYKTALNMVRLAPSASNKQPWRIVKDDTQFHFYLDHAKGYSDNLGFDMQRIDIGIALCHFDLTAKEMGLEGSFIKRVPSIKPLNENTEYIISWTE from the coding sequence ATGAAAGAATTTGAAAACCAATTATTTTTAAAACCTGTTACAGAAGTTATAAAGAATAGAATATCCATAAGATCATATAAACCAAAAATGCTAACTGAAGAACTAAAAGAAAATATAATTACCTTTATGGAAAACTTATCTGGTCCCTTTAGTGCTAAAGTTCGCTTTAAATTTGTAGATTCAAACATACTCTTAGAAAATAATCAAATTAAGCTTGGTACCTATGGCATGATTAGAGGTGCCTCATCTTTTATAGTATCGGCGGTAGAAAATGCTGAAATGAACCTTGAGGAACTTGGTTATGAATTTGAAAAACTTATATTATATGCTCATTCCCTAGGTCTCGGTACTTGCTGGCTTGGTGGTACCTTTAAAAAAGGCGAGTTTTCAAAAGCTATGAATTTAAACAGTGATGAATTACTACCCACTGTATCACCTATAGGTTATCCCAATGAAAATAAGAATTTTTTTGATTCCCTTGTGAGGTTAGCTGCGGGTTCAAAGAATAGAAAAAATTTTGAGGACATATTTTTTAATAAAAATTTTGAAACTCCTCTTTCAGAAGAATCAGCTGGGATTTATAAAACTGCCTTAAACATGGTAAGACTTGCTCCTTCTGCTTCAAACAAACAGCCATGGAGAATAGTTAAGGATGATACGCAATTTCATTTTTATTTAGATCATGCTAAAGGCTATTCTGATAATTTGGGTTTTGATATGCAAAGAATAGATATAGGCATTGCTCTATGCCACTTTGATCTAACTGCTAAGGAAATGGGTTTAGAAGGCAGCTTTATAAAGCGTGTTCCATCCATAAAACCATTAAATGAAAATACTGAATATATTATAAGCTGGACTGAATAA
- a CDS encoding type I phosphomannose isomerase catalytic subunit, whose translation MYPLKFENLYYDKIWGGRDFSLFRDNLPDGDIGESWDVACHKNGTSIVANGELKGKRLDNLIGEMGDRLIGTSLSKEWFPLLIKLINAKDSLSVQVHPDDEYGKRVEGDMGKTEVWYVMDAKEGAYLVVGTKDNVSKEQFKRAIENGTLEKYMNKVYVKKGEVYFIKSGLIHAIGEGVTVAEIQQNSDTTYRVYDYNRGRELHIEKALDVVDLNLKCKKSNGLCVKEDGFEKTYLCLCKDFSLERYDIETEVNELSDKERFYVFTCVEGNGEIICDNRIEKIKKGDSVLIPASLGKYVLRGNMSLLKSYVPDINKVKKDILAIVEK comes from the coding sequence ATGTATCCATTGAAATTTGAAAATTTATACTATGATAAGATTTGGGGTGGAAGAGATTTTAGTCTATTTAGAGATAATCTTCCAGATGGAGATATAGGTGAGAGCTGGGATGTAGCTTGTCATAAAAATGGTACAAGTATTGTAGCTAATGGTGAATTAAAAGGAAAGAGACTGGATAATCTTATAGGGGAAATGGGAGATAGGCTTATAGGAACAAGTTTATCTAAAGAATGGTTTCCTCTTCTAATAAAGCTTATAAATGCTAAAGACAGTTTATCCGTTCAAGTTCATCCAGATGATGAATATGGCAAAAGAGTAGAAGGAGACATGGGGAAAACTGAGGTATGGTATGTAATGGATGCTAAAGAAGGAGCATACCTTGTAGTAGGAACAAAGGATAATGTATCAAAAGAACAGTTCAAGAGAGCTATTGAAAATGGCACTTTAGAAAAATATATGAACAAAGTTTATGTTAAAAAAGGAGAGGTTTACTTTATAAAAAGTGGACTTATTCATGCAATTGGAGAAGGAGTAACTGTTGCAGAAATACAACAAAATAGTGATACTACCTATAGAGTTTATGACTATAATAGAGGAAGAGAGCTTCATATTGAAAAGGCATTGGATGTTGTAGATTTAAACTTAAAGTGCAAAAAGAGTAATGGCTTATGTGTTAAGGAAGATGGTTTTGAGAAGACCTACCTTTGTTTATGCAAGGATTTTTCACTGGAGAGATATGATATAGAAACTGAAGTAAATGAACTAAGTGATAAAGAAAGATTTTATGTTTTCACTTGTGTAGAAGGTAACGGTGAAATAATATGTGATAATAGAATAGAAAAAATAAAAAAGGGAGATAGCGTTCTAATTCCTGCATCTCTTGGAAAATATGTTCTGCGCGGGAATATGTCTCTATTAAAGAGCTATGTGCCTGATATAAATAAGGTAAAGAAGGACATTTTAGCAATAGTTGAAAAATAA
- the folE gene encoding GTP cyclohydrolase I FolE, translating to MIDHNKIKEAVKMIIEAVGEDPKREGLIETPDRIARMYEEIFSGINDSAEKHLSKSFSIESNDIVIEKDIPFYSMCEHHFLPFYGKVHIAYVPSGRVAGLSKLARTVEVYAKRPQLQERMTSDIADALRKYLDAQGVMVIIEAEHLCMNMRGIKKPGSKTKTMTVRGIFEDNKSLRQEVLQLIRD from the coding sequence ATGATAGATCATAACAAAATAAAAGAAGCGGTTAAAATGATAATTGAGGCAGTAGGAGAAGATCCTAAGCGAGAAGGCCTCATAGAAACTCCTGATAGAATAGCAAGGATGTATGAAGAAATATTTTCAGGTATAAATGATAGTGCAGAAAAGCATTTATCTAAAAGTTTTTCAATAGAGAGCAATGATATAGTAATAGAAAAAGATATACCATTTTACTCAATGTGTGAGCATCATTTTCTTCCCTTTTATGGAAAGGTTCATATAGCATATGTACCAAGCGGTAGAGTTGCAGGTTTAAGTAAGCTTGCAAGAACTGTAGAGGTATATGCTAAAAGACCACAACTTCAAGAGAGAATGACTTCAGACATTGCAGATGCACTGAGAAAATATCTTGATGCACAAGGGGTTATGGTAATAATTGAGGCAGAGCATTTGTGCATGAATATGAGAGGAATTAAAAAGCCTGGCAGTAAAACTAAGACTATGACTGTAAGAGGTATATTTGAAGATAATAAAAGCCTTAGGCAAGAAGTACTTCAACTTATTAGAGACTAG
- a CDS encoding HD domain-containing protein yields the protein MDNNTDRINSILHNELYNEYLKKIELYEANRIYCRHNLQHFLDVARIGYIITLEKKLNIKKDIIYAAALLHDIGRWKQYENGTPHNIASAEQSLEILKAAGYNDNEIDEITKAIEGHRGLNCSENKLENIISVSDKKSRSCFYCAARESCNWTEEKRNYDIEY from the coding sequence GTGGATAATAATACAGATAGAATAAATTCAATACTTCATAATGAGCTTTACAATGAATACTTAAAAAAAATTGAATTATATGAAGCAAATAGGATTTACTGCAGACACAATCTTCAGCATTTTTTAGATGTGGCAAGAATTGGCTATATTATAACTTTAGAAAAAAAGCTGAATATAAAGAAGGATATAATATATGCTGCAGCTCTTCTTCATGACATTGGAAGATGGAAACAGTATGAGAATGGAACTCCACATAATATTGCCAGTGCAGAACAGTCATTAGAAATTCTTAAGGCTGCTGGATACAATGATAATGAAATAGATGAAATAACAAAGGCAATTGAAGGACATAGAGGTTTAAATTGCAGTGAAAATAAATTAGAAAATATTATTTCCGTTAGTGATAAAAAATCTCGAAGTTGTTTTTATTGTGCAGCAAGGGAAAGCTGTAATTGGACTGAAGAAAAAAGAAACTATGATATTGAGTATTAA
- the folP gene encoding dihydropteroate synthase encodes MKVGCKDFELGKRTYIMGILNVTPDSFSDGGEYDNTMLAVKHAKEMVEQGADIIDIGGESTRPNHIPVDEKEEISRVIPVIRALVKEIDVPISIDTYKANVAEAAILEGASLINDVWGFKKDPRMAEVAAKYGTACCLMHNRENNVYNDLMEDILIDLKESIEIALKAGVGPEKIIVDPGIGFAKDYNQNLVVMNKLEELSTLGYPVLLATSKKSMIGNTLNLPPKDRVEGTIATTVIGIMKNCDFVRVHDVVENKRACMMTDAIVRK; translated from the coding sequence ATAAAAGTAGGCTGCAAAGACTTTGAACTTGGAAAAAGAACTTATATTATGGGAATACTTAATGTTACACCTGATTCTTTCTCCGATGGAGGAGAATATGATAATACTATGCTGGCTGTGAAACATGCTAAAGAAATGGTTGAACAGGGTGCAGACATCATAGATATTGGAGGAGAATCAACAAGACCAAATCACATTCCAGTTGATGAAAAGGAAGAAATAAGTAGGGTAATTCCTGTTATAAGGGCTTTAGTGAAGGAGATTGATGTTCCTATTTCTATAGATACATATAAAGCTAATGTAGCTGAAGCAGCTATACTTGAGGGTGCATCGCTTATTAATGATGTATGGGGGTTCAAGAAGGATCCTAGAATGGCAGAAGTAGCTGCTAAATATGGTACTGCATGCTGTTTAATGCACAATAGAGAAAACAATGTTTACAATGACCTAATGGAGGATATTTTAATAGATTTAAAGGAAAGTATAGAAATTGCATTAAAGGCAGGAGTTGGTCCTGAAAAAATTATTGTAGATCCAGGTATTGGATTTGCCAAGGATTACAATCAAAATCTTGTAGTTATGAATAAATTAGAGGAATTGAGTACCCTAGGATATCCTGTGCTTCTTGCAACCTCTAAAAAGTCAATGATTGGAAATACATTAAATCTTCCTCCTAAGGATAGAGTTGAAGGTACTATAGCTACTACAGTTATAGGAATTATGAAAAATTGTGATTTTGTAAGAGTTCATGATGTGGTTGAAAACAAACGAGCATGTATGATGACCGATGCCATTGTAAGAAAATAA
- the folK gene encoding 2-amino-4-hydroxy-6-hydroxymethyldihydropteridine diphosphokinase: MDKIYIKDLEIYAFHGVNEEEKNMGQRFLISIDLFLNLREAGQTDNLDATVNYAELCHAVEKEFKKEKYDLIEKSAEALANYILLNYSMVEGVKVLVKKPWAPIGKPVDYAAVEVERFWHKAYIGLGSNMGDKEDNLKKALEYMNNDKCTVKKVSSMYGTKPVGYLEQDDFLNCAAEIRTLLTPEELVRFMLSIEKDLKRERVIRWGPRTIDLDVLLYEDKITASEEIIIPHPRMHERLFVLKPLCDIAPYVMHPILNRRIIDLEQELSKTQKL; encoded by the coding sequence ATGGACAAGATATATATAAAAGATTTAGAGATATATGCTTTTCACGGTGTTAATGAAGAAGAAAAGAATATGGGACAAAGATTTTTGATTTCTATAGATTTATTCCTAAATTTAAGAGAGGCCGGACAAACTGATAACTTGGATGCTACGGTAAATTATGCAGAGTTATGTCATGCAGTAGAAAAAGAATTTAAAAAAGAAAAATATGATTTGATTGAAAAATCAGCTGAAGCTTTAGCAAACTATATTTTACTTAACTACTCTATGGTTGAAGGAGTTAAAGTATTAGTAAAGAAGCCTTGGGCCCCTATTGGTAAGCCCGTAGATTATGCAGCTGTAGAAGTTGAAAGGTTCTGGCATAAGGCATATATAGGACTTGGTTCTAATATGGGGGATAAAGAAGATAACCTTAAAAAGGCTTTAGAGTATATGAATAATGATAAATGTACAGTGAAAAAAGTATCATCAATGTACGGTACAAAACCTGTTGGTTATTTGGAACAGGATGATTTTTTAAATTGTGCTGCAGAAATAAGAACACTACTAACACCGGAAGAATTGGTTAGATTTATGCTAAGTATAGAGAAAGACTTAAAAAGGGAAAGAGTCATTAGGTGGGGACCAAGAACTATTGATTTGGATGTGCTGCTCTATGAGGATAAAATAACTGCCTCTGAAGAAATTATTATACCTCATCCAAGAATGCATGAGAGGCTATTTGTATTAAAACCATTATGTGATATTGCACCCTATGTAATGCATCCTATTCTTAACAGGAGAATTATAGATTTAGAACAAGAGTTATCTAAAACTCAAAAACTATAG
- a CDS encoding DnaA N-terminal domain-containing protein, with the protein MLDFNLINQEINSILKEENNEVVYRAWLSCFENSIFENNNIVVIVPNMYTKNIIEERYLYDIEEQYREKLSFNNIIFKLSNYESFDCIPSKEATTEAFAVFEDIVEKINNQTKKVYEFIEAASKSGLHSISYILPMDWVLNEEVYIRIKELMSLKGFKAELENLDNKYTLNLSW; encoded by the coding sequence ATGTTAGATTTTAATCTAATTAACCAAGAGATAAATAGTATTTTGAAAGAGGAAAATAACGAAGTAGTATACAGAGCCTGGTTATCCTGCTTTGAAAATTCTATATTTGAAAATAATAACATTGTTGTTATAGTTCCAAATATGTATACAAAAAACATTATTGAAGAAAGATATTTATACGACATAGAAGAACAGTATAGAGAAAAACTAAGCTTTAATAATATAATTTTTAAATTGAGCAATTATGAGTCCTTTGACTGTATTCCTTCAAAAGAAGCAACTACCGAAGCTTTTGCTGTCTTTGAAGATATTGTTGAAAAAATCAATAATCAAACTAAGAAGGTATATGAATTCATCGAAGCCGCATCAAAATCTGGTCTTCATTCAATTTCCTATATTCTTCCCATGGATTGGGTTTTAAACGAAGAGGTTTATATAAGGATAAAAGAATTAATGTCCTTAAAGGGCTTTAAAGCTGAACTTGAAAACTTAGATAACAAATATACTTTAAATCTATCTTGGTAG